From one Humulus lupulus chromosome 8, drHumLupu1.1, whole genome shotgun sequence genomic stretch:
- the LOC133793662 gene encoding putative ripening-related protein 5, which produces MMKNQFCSKSLFLVFLLVVTQWLTIEAKTCNPSGKIKGKTPPPGQCNPENDSDCCKQGKSYTTYKCSPRVSGHTKAVLTLNSFEKGGDGGAPSECDNKFHSDSTPVVALSTGWFNNMQRCLQNITIYGNGRSVNAMVVDECDSTAGCDSDHDFQPPCPNNIVDASKAVWKALRVPEGDWGELDIYWSKSCNPSGKIRGKKPPPGQCNPENHSECCKKGKFYTTYKCSPPVSSHTKAVLTINSFKKGGDGGGPSACDNKFHSDNIPVVALSTGWFNSRQRCLQNITIHGNGRSVKAMVVDECDSRRGCDADHDFQPPCPNNIVDASKAVWKALGVPKHDWGELDILWSKA; this is translated from the exons ATGATGAAGAACCAATTTTGCTCTAAGAGCCTTTTCCTCGTTTTCCTTCTTGTGGTCACACAGTGGTTGACCATTGAGGCCAAAACTTGCAATCCTAGTggcaaaataaaaggaaaaactCCTCCTCCAGGACAATGCAACCCGGAAAATGACTCTGATTGTTGCAAACAAGGCAAATCTTACACCACTTACAAGTGCTCACCAAGAGTCTCTGGCCACACCAAGGCAGTCTTGACACTAAACAGCTTCGAGAAAGGTGGAGATGGCGGCGCTCCCTCGGAATGCGACAACAAGTTCCACTCAGACAGCACTCCAGTGGTGGCCTTATCCACGGGATGGTTCAATAACATGCAGAGGTGTTTACAGAACATAACCATATATGGTAATGGGAGGAGTGTGAATGCAATGGTTGTGGATGAGTGTGACTCAACAGCAGGATGTGATTCTGATCATGATTTTCAGCCCCCATGTCCTAATAACATTGTCGATGCCTCTAAAGCTGTTTGGAAGGCCTTACGAGTTCCAGAAGGCGATTGGGGTGAACTTGACATTTACTG gt CTAAAAGCTGCAATCCCAGTGGCAAAATAAGAGGAAAAAAGCCTCCTCCAGGACAATGCAACCCTGAAAATCACTCAGAATGCTGCAAAAAAGGCAAGTTTTATACCACTTACAAGTGCTCACCTCCAGTGTCTAGCCACACCAAGGCAGTTTTGACAATCAACAGCTTCAAAAAGGGTGGAGATGGCGGCGGACCCTCGGCTTGTGACAACAAGTTCCACTCAGACAACATTCCGGTGGTGGCCTTATCCACAGGATGGTTCAACAGCAGGCAGAGGTGTCTACAGAACATAACCATACATGGGAATGGGCGGAGTGTGAAGGCAATGGTTGTGGATGAATGTGATTCAAGAAGAGGGTGCGATGCCGATCATGATTTTCAGCCCCCATGTCCTAATAACATTGTGGATGCCTCTAAAGCTGTTTGGAAGGCCTTAGGAGTCCCCAAACATGATTGGGGTGAACTTGATATCCTCTGGTCTAAAGCTTGA